The Lolium perenne isolate Kyuss_39 chromosome 6, Kyuss_2.0, whole genome shotgun sequence genome segment ACCGCGCTGCTCCCGCCGCCGACGTGTCGCTCTCCACGTTCCTCGCCCGGCGGCTGCACAGGCGGACGCGCGGGCTCGACGCGGAGGTGGTCGAGGCGTTCCCCACCATGCGGTACGCGGAGGCCAAGGCGCTGCGCGTGGGGTCGAAGAAGGCTGTGCCGCTCGAGTGCGCGGTGTGCCTCAGCGAGTTCGAGGACGACgagcggctgcggctgctgcccagGTGCAGCCACGCCTTCCACCCGGACTGCATCGGCGAGTGGCTCGCCAGGCACGTCACCTGCCCGGTCTGCCGCTGCAACCTCGACCCCAGCAAGGAtaccggcagcgacgacgagccgacAACTAATCCTCCCCCGCCAGCGCCGCAGGAAGCCAGCAGCGCCTCCAGCGAAATCCATGCCGTGCCACAACGCCACCAAGAACAAGAACACGGCGCTGGTATGACGCCAGCTGCCGTGGTGATCGACGTGCTGACcgacgaggaggcggagcagcgcaGGAAGGAGGCGATGGAGCTGCAGCGGATAGGGACCCAGCGGCGCGCCATGCGGTCGCGGCCGAAGAAGGCGGCCGGGAAGGTGCTCGCCCGGTCGCACTCCACGGGCCACTCCGTCGCCGTGGTCCGCCTCGACCGCGACCTGGAGAGGTTCACGCTGCGGCTCCCGGAGCACCTGCGCAGGGAGATGATCGCCGCCGGGCAGCAGCAGAGCTCGTGCCGCGGACAGAGATCAGGCGGGGAGGGAAGCAGCAGCCGCGGCGGGCGGGCGGGCAAGTGGCCGTCTTTCCTCAGGTACACCAGGACGTTATCAGGAAGGTTCTTCTCGGGGCCGAGGAGGACAGATAGCTCGGACGGAGGAGAggtgtcgtcgtcatcgtcgtcgaggATTAGAGGGAAGCGAGTGGCTTCCGTGGATTTCGCCGACGGCTCTGCTGTGGGCGGTTCCAAATTAGGCTCTGTCGCGGTGGATGTGGACAAGGCAACTAGCCGGCAAGTTCGAGCATAGAAAAGAAACACGACTTTTGGATTTGGAAAATGGTGTTCTTCCACACATGCATGAAGGAACTGGTTTCTGTCTGTACTATTGAGTCCAAGAAAAGGACTGTAATCAAGGCATGCAGTAATTCTCAACAAGTCCCGTTTGAAAAAAGATATCACGTCGGGAGCAATGCTAACGACCTGTTACAAGCACACCTTTAATTTTGACCCGACGAGGTTGATATGGTACCAGAGCAAGTAGCTGAATAGACCCCTTTAGATCTTTCTATACTTTGAGCTCAGATCCCCATCCGCGTAATAACCACCGATTTCCGGTTCGAAGGGCAAAAAACGCGCCGTTCAGATCCCGCATCCGACCCCTATTTCCAAAAAAAATTCCGGCCCGCCCCGATTCGCGCTGCGCGACCCACCGACACGCGCGAATCGGGCACCAATCGGCCGGAGTCGAcgccgccgcgcccgcctcgCCGGTAAGCTTCTCCCAAGCTTGTCGCAGCCACGGGTCTGCGGCCGTAGCTCTAATTGTTCGCCGCGGTTGTTGCGCCTTTGCAGATGGACCCGTGCGCACTGTTTTTGTTGGAGGATTCGTCCTCCGACGACGAATCCGACTTGGAGAAGCTGCTCGACGACGACCTCGAGCAGACATCGGTGATACTCGCGGAGGCCACTGACGTGCGGTCGAGGAAGCGGAAGGGCTCGACCATGGGGCGGCTATGCATCCCGCGGAACCGCGCCCTCAGCCACACTTTGCTCACGCGcgactacttcgccgaggtaCCGACATACCCGCCCCATCTTTTTCGCCGCCGGTACCGAATGCGGCGATCTTTGTTCAACAAAATCGTCGCAATGTGTGAGGACAACACGTGCTA includes the following:
- the LOC127305864 gene encoding E3 ubiquitin-protein ligase ATL9-like, which gives rise to MHAQTSPSNSSSSAARACKMDAPRLHELPLLAALLACALLASAASAQPATPLQQQQQGMSGDSATETDQDMRVSTTMIALLAAVIAVFVLIAASIIYLRHCTGYSHAYAARTSDRAAPAADVSLSTFLARRLHRRTRGLDAEVVEAFPTMRYAEAKALRVGSKKAVPLECAVCLSEFEDDERLRLLPRCSHAFHPDCIGEWLARHVTCPVCRCNLDPSKDTGSDDEPTTNPPPPAPQEASSASSEIHAVPQRHQEQEHGAGMTPAAVVIDVLTDEEAEQRRKEAMELQRIGTQRRAMRSRPKKAAGKVLARSHSTGHSVAVVRLDRDLERFTLRLPEHLRREMIAAGQQQSSCRGQRSGGEGSSSRGGRAGKWPSFLRYTRTLSGRFFSGPRRTDSSDGGEVSSSSSSRIRGKRVASVDFADGSAVGGSKLGSVAVDVDKATSRQVRA
- the LOC139832634 gene encoding uncharacterized protein, giving the protein MDPCALFLLEDSSSDDESDLEKLLDDDLEQTSVILAEATDVRSRKRKGSTMGRLCIPRNRALSHTLLTRDYFAEVPTYPPHLFRRRYRMRRSLFNKIVAMCEDNTCYFKRKRNAAGLLGFSAHQKIYAVMRTFAYGIPADYADEYLRIGEDTMLESVQRFCKVMMHVYGPIYLRAPNDEDTARLMAENEQWGWPGI